Proteins co-encoded in one Bremerella sp. TYQ1 genomic window:
- a CDS encoding DUF1559 domain-containing protein — protein MSTRSSRNAFTLVELLVVIAIIGILIALLLPAVQQAREAARRMSCSNQLKQVGLAMHNFHDTFGEFPFAMRDREEGSSVATYDTGWIQILPFLEQDAVASRWDPEERRNSTVDTDGDGWTNALLQQEIIPSYLCPTMTMPTGPVGGSENRAPSSYQFCTFSDIDLQYGYAYRASGVPEPACDGAIILTKTFTDSDNPAGPNHRDATKFRDMTDGTSNTFMVGETDFTPRGVPSTEYGAIWSYGYFYGWGSSYHPFNKHDHTTTTYGGFRSQHPGGAHFGLVDGSVRFVAETLNEDIYHAMFTRSGSEVAQLP, from the coding sequence ATGTCGACTCGGTCGTCTCGCAATGCATTTACGCTGGTAGAACTGTTGGTGGTGATTGCTATCATCGGTATTCTGATCGCTCTCCTGCTCCCCGCCGTCCAACAAGCCCGGGAAGCTGCCCGCCGCATGAGCTGCTCGAATCAGCTGAAACAAGTTGGCTTGGCGATGCACAACTTCCACGACACCTTTGGTGAATTTCCATTCGCGATGCGAGACCGTGAAGAGGGAAGTTCGGTGGCGACATATGACACCGGTTGGATCCAAATCCTTCCTTTCCTCGAACAAGACGCCGTTGCGAGTCGCTGGGATCCAGAAGAACGGCGAAACAGCACCGTTGATACCGATGGTGATGGCTGGACGAACGCGTTGCTTCAGCAAGAGATTATCCCAAGCTACCTGTGCCCGACGATGACCATGCCCACAGGGCCAGTGGGAGGTTCCGAAAATCGAGCCCCTAGTAGTTACCAATTTTGTACGTTCAGTGATATCGACCTGCAGTATGGTTATGCTTATCGAGCCTCAGGCGTTCCTGAGCCAGCATGTGATGGTGCGATTATTCTTACCAAAACGTTCACGGATTCGGATAACCCAGCAGGACCCAACCACCGCGATGCAACCAAGTTTCGCGATATGACGGATGGTACGTCCAACACTTTTATGGTTGGTGAAACGGACTTTACGCCACGAGGTGTCCCATCGACTGAATATGGTGCCATTTGGTCGTACGGTTACTTCTATGGCTGGGGATCGAGCTATCACCCCTTCAACAAGCATGACCACACGACGACAACCTACGGTGGCTTTCGCAGCCAGCACCCTGGCGGAGCCCACTTCGGCCTGGTTGATGGCTCCGTTCGATTCGTTGCCGAGACATTAAACGAAGACATCTACCACGCGATGTTTACGCGTTCCGGAAGCGAAGTTGCACAACTACCGTAG
- a CDS encoding DUF1592 domain-containing protein produces the protein MKSFALSAGKILPLALLAVLGVSQLCWANDEALRDKGKKIYTNMCADCHGENGEGVVGAYESPLVGDASLGELSHQIVKTMPEGDAESCVGPDAEAVAAYMHYAFYSEAARIRNRPPQISLARLTGNQLRQSLADIYSHFHGTPGYTEERGVKGIYFTGARWKNENKKIERVDSMIDFDFGRESPGEGINKEDFLIHWNGSIIAEETGDYEIVVRSTVSFTMDFGKLGRTLIDNHVQSGDKTEFRELVRLTAGRAYPFKIDYVQRKRKTEQPPAMISLSWVPPHGTEQLIPERNLIPWTTEPTYSLQTKLPPDDRSYGFERGIAVDRQWDDSTTSAAIEFGIVAAEELWPHYSRRNKKITEENRERLKSFLTEFVEVAFRTKLSDELKELYINQQIAQSPDDNEAIRRVVLMTLKSPRFLYPQTDKHDSPSQQAANRLALTFYDSIPSDKWLLDKVEKNQLQNEQQVRDAAWRMVNDYRTRGKTREMLHEWLNVGHFGEITKDEARFPGFEPELVADMRASLDAFLDDVVWSEKSDYRQFFTADWAYSSDRMAKFYGDAWKPAEVAIPEEDKQPRGPRPQDLRKTASDGKHRLGLLTHPYLMSGLAYTDSTSPIHRGVFLIRYVLGRTLRPPNDAFTPLSPDLHPDLTTRERVALQTSPESCQVCHTRINGLGFTLEHFDAVGRFRELEKERPIDSTGSYTTRDGQEVTFQNEQELAQFLANSDDAHRAFVSRAFQHFVKQPVAAYGPNKLDELTEKFKNSGYSIRALLVEIAVIAAMEPHNAKIAG, from the coding sequence ATGAAGTCCTTCGCTTTATCTGCTGGAAAGATCCTTCCGCTTGCGCTCTTGGCGGTGCTTGGCGTCAGTCAATTGTGCTGGGCCAACGACGAAGCCTTGCGCGACAAGGGAAAGAAGATCTACACCAACATGTGCGCTGACTGCCATGGCGAAAATGGCGAAGGGGTTGTCGGTGCGTACGAATCTCCGCTGGTTGGAGATGCTAGTCTGGGGGAACTCTCGCACCAAATCGTTAAGACGATGCCGGAAGGGGATGCCGAGTCGTGTGTTGGTCCCGATGCGGAAGCCGTCGCCGCTTACATGCATTATGCGTTCTACAGTGAAGCCGCTCGAATACGTAATCGTCCACCACAAATCTCACTGGCCCGTTTGACTGGCAACCAGCTTCGTCAAAGCCTGGCCGACATCTACAGCCATTTCCACGGAACGCCTGGCTATACGGAAGAACGTGGTGTGAAGGGTATCTACTTCACTGGGGCTCGTTGGAAGAATGAGAATAAAAAGATCGAACGCGTCGATTCCATGATCGACTTCGATTTCGGTCGTGAGAGTCCCGGCGAAGGCATCAACAAAGAAGACTTTCTGATCCATTGGAACGGCAGCATCATTGCCGAAGAGACCGGCGACTACGAAATCGTCGTTCGCAGCACCGTTTCGTTCACCATGGATTTCGGCAAGTTGGGTCGAACGTTGATCGATAACCACGTTCAATCTGGTGATAAAACAGAGTTCCGGGAATTGGTTCGCCTGACCGCTGGTCGCGCGTATCCATTCAAGATCGACTACGTCCAGCGAAAGCGTAAGACCGAACAACCACCGGCGATGATTTCGCTCTCGTGGGTTCCGCCGCACGGTACGGAGCAATTGATTCCGGAGCGGAATCTGATTCCATGGACGACTGAACCAACCTACTCGTTGCAAACCAAGTTGCCGCCCGATGATCGAAGCTACGGCTTCGAACGCGGGATTGCTGTCGATCGCCAATGGGACGACTCGACCACATCCGCCGCAATCGAATTCGGAATTGTCGCCGCCGAAGAGCTTTGGCCTCACTACAGTCGTCGCAACAAAAAAATCACCGAAGAGAACCGCGAGCGTCTGAAGTCGTTCCTTACCGAGTTCGTCGAAGTCGCTTTTCGCACGAAGCTTTCCGATGAATTGAAAGAGCTGTACATAAATCAGCAGATTGCTCAATCGCCGGACGACAACGAGGCGATTCGCCGAGTTGTATTGATGACGCTCAAATCGCCACGTTTCCTCTACCCGCAAACGGATAAGCACGATTCTCCTTCGCAGCAGGCCGCCAATCGTTTGGCGTTGACCTTCTACGATTCGATTCCGTCCGATAAGTGGTTGCTGGATAAAGTCGAGAAGAATCAGCTGCAAAACGAACAACAAGTTCGGGACGCTGCCTGGCGAATGGTCAACGACTACCGCACACGTGGCAAGACCCGCGAGATGCTGCACGAATGGCTCAACGTCGGGCACTTCGGCGAGATTACCAAGGACGAAGCACGTTTCCCTGGATTTGAGCCTGAACTGGTCGCCGACATGCGAGCTTCGCTGGACGCATTCCTGGACGACGTCGTCTGGAGTGAAAAGAGTGACTACCGACAGTTCTTCACTGCGGATTGGGCCTACTCGTCGGATCGAATGGCGAAGTTCTACGGCGATGCTTGGAAGCCAGCCGAAGTTGCGATACCTGAGGAAGACAAGCAGCCCCGCGGACCTCGCCCGCAAGATTTGCGAAAGACGGCCAGCGACGGCAAGCATCGTCTCGGCTTGTTGACGCATCCTTACTTGATGAGTGGCTTGGCCTATACCGATTCGACTTCTCCCATTCATCGTGGTGTCTTTTTGATTCGCTACGTGCTCGGTCGGACGTTGCGACCACCGAATGATGCGTTCACGCCTCTGAGCCCTGACTTGCATCCCGACCTGACGACACGTGAGCGTGTGGCTTTGCAGACCAGCCCGGAAAGCTGCCAGGTATGCCATACACGAATCAACGGCCTCGGATTTACGCTCGAACATTTCGATGCGGTTGGTCGTTTTCGTGAACTGGAAAAAGAACGACCTATCGACTCGACTGGTTCGTACACGACCCGTGACGGTCAAGAGGTCACCTTTCAGAACGAGCAAGAGTTGGCCCAGTTTTTGGCCAATAGTGACGACGCCCATCGGGCATTTGTCAGCCGTGCGTTTCAGCATTTCGTCAAACAGCCGGTGGCCGCTTATGGGCCGAATAAGCTGGACGAACTGACTGAGAAGTTTAAGAATAGTGGATATAGCATCCGCGCTTTGTTGGTCGAGATCGCAGTGATCGCGGCCATGGAACCCCACAACGCCAAGATCGCAGGATGA
- a CDS encoding DUF1552 domain-containing protein, translated as MVHQLSRRDFLQKTGISFAAANLLAGLPSLGWASQAAPKKRLVFIFSPNGVIPDHFWPKTLGSDYDMQRILKPLEPFKQQTMTIKGIGNLIKGDGDGHMRGMGCLLTGIELFPGDVQGGSDTPAGWAMGISVDQYLKNQLQANADTQTRFGSLEFGVMVPDRADTWTRWSYAGPNQPVAPIDDPYQMFDNMYGQAKNRAMLASVLDDLTDDFKKVEKLISVEDRQLLDTHMQMVRKVELELQAEMAQQQKQKAEQSEDERAELDHAIPELPPNVREDNDNIPQITKMQIELMVNGFVHDMNRIASLQITNSVGQPKMKWLGIDEGHHGLSHEPDSNEDAYEKLIKINTWYCEQVAHLAKRLSETPEPGGNGSMLDNTTIVWTNELGKGNSHTHNNIPFVLVGGGLGFKMGQALDFKKVPHNRLLMNLCEAMGYPQKTFGNPDYCGDGPLTGLT; from the coding sequence ATGGTGCATCAACTTTCACGACGTGACTTTTTGCAGAAGACCGGCATCAGCTTTGCCGCCGCGAATCTGCTTGCCGGTTTGCCAAGCCTCGGCTGGGCATCCCAAGCCGCGCCGAAGAAGCGTCTGGTGTTTATCTTCAGCCCTAATGGCGTGATCCCAGACCACTTCTGGCCAAAGACGCTCGGTTCCGACTACGACATGCAGCGGATCCTCAAGCCGCTCGAGCCTTTCAAGCAGCAGACGATGACCATCAAGGGCATCGGCAACCTGATTAAAGGGGATGGCGACGGTCATATGCGCGGCATGGGCTGTCTGCTAACAGGGATCGAACTGTTCCCCGGCGACGTCCAAGGTGGATCCGATACCCCAGCCGGTTGGGCCATGGGGATCTCGGTCGATCAGTACCTGAAGAATCAACTGCAAGCCAATGCCGACACCCAGACCCGATTCGGTTCGCTCGAGTTTGGTGTCATGGTTCCCGATCGCGCCGACACATGGACGCGTTGGTCGTACGCTGGTCCAAATCAGCCGGTCGCCCCGATCGACGATCCTTACCAGATGTTCGATAATATGTACGGTCAGGCCAAGAACCGAGCCATGCTTGCCAGCGTGCTCGACGATCTAACCGACGACTTTAAGAAGGTTGAAAAGCTGATCAGCGTCGAAGATCGCCAGCTGCTCGACACGCACATGCAAATGGTGCGAAAAGTCGAATTGGAACTTCAGGCCGAAATGGCTCAGCAGCAAAAGCAAAAGGCGGAACAATCGGAGGATGAAAGAGCCGAGCTCGATCATGCCATTCCTGAACTGCCGCCGAATGTTCGCGAAGACAACGACAACATTCCTCAAATCACCAAGATGCAGATCGAGTTGATGGTCAACGGTTTCGTGCACGACATGAACCGCATCGCTTCGCTGCAGATTACCAACAGCGTAGGTCAGCCAAAGATGAAATGGCTGGGCATCGACGAAGGGCACCATGGCTTGTCGCACGAGCCCGATAGCAACGAAGACGCTTACGAGAAGTTGATCAAGATCAACACCTGGTACTGCGAACAAGTCGCTCACTTGGCCAAGCGTTTGTCGGAAACGCCTGAGCCCGGTGGCAATGGTAGCATGCTCGACAATACCACGATTGTCTGGACCAACGAACTGGGTAAGGGGAACTCCCACACCCACAACAACATTCCGTTTGTTCTCGTTGGGGGTGGTCTCGGCTTCAAGATGGGTCAGGCCCTCGACTTCAAGAAGGTCCCGCACAATCGTTTGCTGATGAATCTCTGCGAAGCGATGGGCTATCCGCAAAAGACGTTCGGCAACCCCGACTACTGCGGCGACGGCCCCCTGACCGGGCTGACTTAA
- a CDS encoding sulfatase, with amino-acid sequence MSRVVLFALLLTFLGVTSISADERPNFVLIYADDLGWKDVGYQGSDFYETPVIDQLAQEGMTFSAGYACAGNCAPSRACLLSGQYTPRHGLYAVYNTERGKKNEMRLVPTPNSDGLSASSYTLAEALKDAGYVTGHFGKWHLDGKDGAKPSEQGFDETYDSFGDGELKEGTETNKKGPPTDPKGVFTLTDKACAFIEKNRDRPFFCYLPHHAIHGPLQGQPQTVAKFQEKTKGEEHKSVMYASCTYDLDESVGRLLKKLDELELSEKTMVIFTSDNGATPQSSQEPLRGNKGGYYEGGIREPFIIRWPGKIKAGSKSDTPIIQVDLYPTILDAAGIAVPEDKKLDGESLMPLLTGDGELKRQAIFWYFPGYLDRPVTRGRPLDVRTGFRSRPVSVINKDHWKLHLFHEEWVLDGGMDNLPQNGAVELYDLRADIGERHDLSAKNPEKRDELVRDLIEWHQHVGAKIPSQPHPKYDPGAENKGKRTKKQNGKG; translated from the coding sequence ATGTCTCGTGTCGTACTGTTCGCTCTGCTACTTACTTTCCTGGGTGTGACTTCTATTTCGGCGGACGAGCGTCCAAACTTCGTCCTGATTTACGCCGACGATCTTGGTTGGAAAGATGTCGGCTACCAGGGTAGCGACTTCTACGAAACCCCCGTGATCGATCAACTCGCTCAAGAGGGGATGACGTTTTCGGCAGGGTATGCGTGTGCTGGGAACTGTGCTCCTAGCCGTGCTTGTTTGCTTTCTGGGCAATATACACCGCGGCATGGTTTGTACGCTGTCTACAACACCGAGCGGGGTAAGAAGAATGAAATGCGTTTGGTACCGACACCTAACAGTGACGGACTGAGCGCTTCTAGCTACACGCTCGCTGAAGCTTTGAAAGATGCTGGCTATGTGACCGGTCATTTCGGTAAATGGCATTTGGACGGCAAAGATGGTGCCAAGCCAAGCGAACAAGGCTTCGATGAAACGTACGATTCGTTCGGGGATGGCGAGTTAAAGGAGGGGACTGAAACCAATAAGAAAGGGCCGCCTACCGATCCGAAAGGTGTATTTACCCTGACTGATAAAGCGTGTGCGTTTATCGAAAAGAATCGCGATCGTCCATTCTTCTGCTATTTGCCGCATCACGCCATTCATGGCCCGCTTCAAGGGCAACCCCAGACGGTTGCGAAGTTTCAAGAGAAGACAAAAGGGGAAGAGCACAAGTCGGTAATGTATGCCTCGTGCACGTACGACTTGGATGAAAGTGTCGGGCGTCTCCTGAAGAAGCTGGACGAACTAGAGCTTTCCGAGAAGACGATGGTGATCTTTACGAGCGATAACGGAGCGACGCCACAATCTTCACAGGAGCCACTGCGTGGAAATAAGGGAGGCTATTACGAAGGAGGCATTCGCGAACCGTTTATCATTCGTTGGCCAGGCAAGATTAAAGCAGGCAGCAAATCGGATACGCCGATCATTCAAGTCGATCTCTACCCAACAATTCTCGATGCGGCTGGCATCGCGGTTCCAGAAGATAAGAAGCTCGATGGCGAAAGCTTAATGCCGCTTCTGACCGGCGACGGCGAACTCAAACGCCAAGCAATCTTCTGGTACTTTCCTGGTTATCTGGATCGACCTGTCACGCGTGGACGTCCGTTGGATGTTCGAACAGGGTTTCGATCGCGTCCGGTCAGCGTGATCAATAAGGATCATTGGAAGCTGCACCTATTTCACGAAGAGTGGGTGCTCGATGGGGGCATGGATAATCTGCCGCAAAACGGTGCCGTCGAACTCTACGATCTTCGGGCCGATATCGGTGAGCGGCACGATCTGTCGGCTAAAAATCCAGAAAAACGAGACGAATTGGTGCGAGATCTCATCGAGTGGCATCAGCACGTTGGGGCCAAAATTCCCAGCCAGCCGCACCCGAAATACGATCCTGGAGCCGAAAATAAGGGTAAGCGTACGAAGAAGCAAAACGGTAAGGGTTAG